A section of the Candidatus Rokuibacteriota bacterium genome encodes:
- the mce gene encoding methylmalonyl-CoA epimerase — protein MSQCTVSKIHHIGVVVGSLRRAYGFWCDTLGLPLRRQAEIPDQGVRAALLAAGESEIELLEPMTADSGVARFLARRGEGLHHLCFETPDVDVALGGLKAQSVPLLDERPREGLAGRIAFLSPKACHGVLVELATPPPGTESRDSPVRLKRLVVGCREPAAAAESFQRLFGLPEVAMNRGTRCMLGWAGGGTLLMVPAAEVGNVEGMVALSMVAPEMASLLGRLRGAGAAMLVGASEVTIEPRSSHGVHLHISRYHFP, from the coding sequence GCACGGTCAGCAAGATCCACCACATCGGCGTCGTCGTCGGGTCGCTCCGCCGCGCCTATGGCTTCTGGTGCGACACGCTGGGGCTGCCCCTGCGGCGTCAGGCCGAGATCCCCGACCAGGGCGTACGGGCCGCGCTCCTCGCCGCCGGCGAGAGCGAGATCGAGCTGCTGGAGCCCATGACGGCGGACAGCGGCGTGGCGCGCTTCCTGGCCCGTCGTGGCGAGGGGCTCCACCACCTCTGTTTCGAGACCCCCGACGTGGACGTGGCACTTGGCGGGCTCAAGGCGCAGAGCGTACCGCTGCTGGACGAGCGCCCCCGCGAGGGGCTCGCCGGGCGGATCGCCTTCCTCAGCCCGAAGGCGTGTCACGGCGTGCTGGTGGAGCTGGCCACGCCGCCGCCGGGAACGGAATCCCGGGACTCGCCGGTGCGCCTCAAGCGGCTCGTCGTGGGTTGCCGCGAGCCTGCCGCCGCCGCCGAGAGCTTTCAGCGCCTGTTCGGGCTGCCGGAGGTGGCGATGAACCGCGGCACCCGCTGCATGCTCGGCTGGGCGGGCGGCGGCACGCTGCTGATGGTCCCGGCTGCCGAGGTGGGGAACGTCGAGGGCATGGTGGCGCTGTCCATGGTGGCGCCGGAGATGGCCTCCCTCCTGGGGCGTCTGCGGGGCGCGGGAGCCGCCATGCTGGTCGGCGCCTCGGAGGTCACCATCGAGCCGCGCTCGTCACACGGCGTCCACCTCCACATCAGCCGTTACCACTTTCCCTGA
- a CDS encoding MFS transporter, which yields MTETSGEHRSHTLWLVGICLARTGHSVMSMAYPTVLAAVQEEWGLSFTAAGSINSASQAGTALSLVVLSVLADYLGPRAVFLGAAVLAAATSFLIPVFAHGHLSALVLFFVSAVAIAGTYTPGVMLIAARFEPARRGGAVGWFLASSSVGYVLALAVGGFVVGHAGWRAALFVLALGPVGCLLLSLGLFRGGSARAVPSGRFRWETGLSGNRAAQLMIAGYVFHSWELLGMWAWTPAFMTAVLVAHGTAPTPAAGLGAGLTALFHVMGIAASSTGGWLSDRWGRTAVIAGMMLLSSACSFGFGWLLGAPVALVLVAGCIYGFSALGDSPVYSTGITETVPPERLGSVLAIRSLLGFGAGAIAPIVFGLVLDLYQDRTAVAAWGSAFSVLGVGGALGLASILWLRALPEARRLAGGKR from the coding sequence GTGACCGAGACCTCCGGCGAGCATCGCAGCCACACCCTCTGGCTCGTGGGCATCTGTCTGGCCCGGACCGGGCATTCGGTCATGTCGATGGCCTACCCGACGGTGCTGGCGGCGGTCCAGGAGGAGTGGGGGCTCTCCTTCACCGCGGCCGGCAGCATCAACTCCGCCAGCCAGGCGGGGACGGCGCTGTCCCTGGTGGTGCTCTCGGTCCTGGCCGACTACCTGGGCCCGCGGGCTGTCTTCCTCGGTGCGGCTGTCCTCGCCGCCGCCACCTCCTTCCTCATTCCGGTCTTCGCCCACGGGCATCTCTCCGCCCTGGTCCTGTTCTTTGTCTCGGCGGTGGCCATCGCGGGGACCTACACGCCGGGTGTGATGCTGATCGCGGCTCGCTTCGAGCCCGCCCGGCGCGGCGGCGCCGTCGGCTGGTTCCTCGCCTCCTCGTCGGTGGGGTATGTGCTGGCCCTGGCCGTCGGCGGGTTCGTCGTGGGGCACGCTGGCTGGCGTGCGGCGCTGTTCGTCCTGGCGCTGGGGCCGGTGGGCTGCCTGCTGCTGTCCCTGGGCCTGTTTCGAGGGGGGTCGGCGCGCGCCGTGCCCTCGGGCCGCTTCAGGTGGGAGACGGGGCTGTCGGGCAACCGCGCGGCGCAGCTCATGATCGCCGGCTATGTGTTCCACTCCTGGGAGCTGCTGGGCATGTGGGCCTGGACCCCGGCGTTCATGACGGCGGTCCTCGTGGCCCACGGGACGGCTCCCACGCCGGCGGCCGGGCTCGGCGCCGGGCTCACGGCGCTCTTCCACGTGATGGGCATCGCCGCCTCGAGCACGGGCGGCTGGCTCTCGGACCGCTGGGGGCGCACCGCCGTCATCGCCGGGATGATGCTCCTGAGCAGCGCCTGCTCGTTCGGCTTCGGCTGGCTGCTGGGCGCCCCGGTCGCGCTGGTCCTCGTGGCCGGCTGCATCTACGGCTTCTCGGCCCTCGGTGACTCCCCCGTCTACTCGACGGGGATCACGGAGACCGTCCCCCCCGAGCGGCTCGGCTCGGTGCTGGCCATCCGGTCCCTCCTGGGCTTCGGCGCCGGCGCCATCGCGCCCATCGTCTTCGGCCTGGTGCTCGACCTCTACCAGGATCGGACCGCCGTGGCGGCGTGGGGCTCGGCCTTCTCGGTGCTGGGCGTGGGCGGTGCTCTCGGGCTCGCGAGCATCCTCTGGCTGCGCGCGCTCCCCGAGGCGCGCCGGCTGGCGGGGGGAAAGCGCTGA